Part of the Candidatus Campbellbacteria bacterium genome is shown below.
TAAATACTCTCAATCGCATACAACGAACGGGTTGGGAGAAAAAGTAATAAATGATTTAGAGTGGGATACCTACTCACTTTCGGTGAGTGGTAGTACATACCAACTTCTCGGTCTTATTCCACTTCTTCCTCCAACAATTGCACCCGACTCCAATCTTGATGTACAAGTGGTTGTTGGCCCACTTAATCCAAACGCACTACTGGTAACTGTTAAAGACAGTGCAACAGCACTACCTATATCCGAGGCAGATGTTGCGATTACGGGGGAAGAGACGCAAACAACAGGGCGAGGATTTTTGCGACAAACGGATTGGTCGGGCGGGTCTGGTGAAACGGTGTGGTCTGGTGGTTCTCGATATAGTTCAGATGATGGAAACATTGAAACCGATACGCCGGCGGGTGTTATGGAGTTGGTATTGTTTGCGGGATCGTACACTCCATCGGGTGATCTCACATCGTCAATATTTGATGTCGGAACAACAAGTAATTTTTATAGAATTACGTGGCAACCAGAGGATCAGCCACCGCTTGCGGGCGCAGACCCTGTTCGTTTTCAGATTGCAACAAGTAATGATGTGGCGACAACGACATGGAATTTTCTCGGACCAGATGCAACGAATGGTAGTTACTATACTGTTGCAGACCAAAATATTAATGTGGTCCACAATGCACAGCAATATTTTCGATACAAAGTTTTCTTAGAAACCGAGGATGTGTCCGTTACACCAACTATTTCAGACGTTTCGTTCACGTTTACCTCAGAGTGTGTTCCACCAGGTCAAGTTACATTTTCAGGACTTTCAAGTGGTTCGTATACTGTTTCTGTGTCAAAATCGGGATATCAACCATACACAAGTGCTCCACTATCAGTAACGAGCAATTTTATATCATATGAAGCGATTCTTACCCCAGAATGATACCTGCCTATATATGTATTCTCACAATACTAAAAAAGGATTCAGCCAGCACTAAACATTATATTTTTATGATACTTTCTTTTATTACAAAAAAACCTTACAGAAAGAGACTGTTGTTTAGTGCTGGGTTCAGTCTCGTAGAGGCACTCGTCGCCATGGGAATTTTTACTGTCATTGGTATTGCGGTGATGACCTTTTTTTCCGACATTTTTTCATTCTCAAAGAGTGCTCAGGGACAATTACAAATACAGCAAGAATTGCAGGTGTTAACACGACGAATGAGTGCCGAGCTCCGTGCCGCGTCACAAAGTAGTGTTGGGTCATATGCGCTTGCAACGACCTCATCATCAACACTTTCGTTTTATGTAGATACTGATAACGATGGCGTGAAAGAGCGGATACGATATTTTCTCCAAGGAACAGAACTAAAAAAAGGAACCTTGAAACCAACAGGGAGTCCGTTGGCGTATACAGGGAGCGAAACCACACGGAGTATGGTAAAAAATGTGCAAGCAACAACCACACCATTATTTTCGTACTACGATACCAACTATGCCGGAACAACAACACCGCTTACGCAACCGGTTACTGTATCAAGCGTTCGTCTTGTGAAGATAACTATTGTTGTTGATGATAATGCACTTATTCCACCACCAGCGATTATTGGAACAACGCAGATCTCTCTTCGTACCATTAAAGATAATTTGTAAACAATGTATTCTCTTTTGACAAAAAAACGTTTGACGTCCAGTCAGGTCCTACACAAAGGAGGATTATTGGTAACGGTGCTCGTTTTTGCATCCATTGGTATTTTAATGCTGACAGGGCTCGTTGCTTGGACAGGAATGAACGCACGGGTTTTGCGGACTGCAACATCACGCGAACTCGCCTTTCATGTTGCGGAGGCCGGTATTGATTACTATCGATGGCATTTGGCACACGCACCAACTGACTACCAAGACGGAACAGGTGTCGCTGGTCCATATGTTCACCCGTTCTATGACACCGCAGGAAACATGGTTGGAAATTTCTCTCTCACCATTACGGCGCCAGTAGCGGGGTCCACGATTGTGAGAGTGCGTTCCACAGGTTCCACTATTGCAGAACCAACAATCACACGAAAAATTGAAGTACTCTTTGCCATTCCATCGTTTGCAAAATACGCGTGGGTGTTAAATAGTTTCGTGAATTTTGGTTCAACTGCGTATGTGTATGGACCAATTCACTCAAACACAGGATTGCGTTTTGACGGTATTGCATACAACTTAGTAACGAGTGCCACATCAACATTTGATGACCCAGACCATTCGGGTGGATATGAATTTGGGGTTCATACGCACGATTCTCCTGTTGATCCGCTCCCACCAGCGGCGGTACCTAATCGCGCGGATGTCTTTGTTGCGGGTCGCCAATTTCCAGTACCTGCAGTTGATTTTACTGGAATCATTTCAGATTTGTCACAAATAAAAAGTGCCGCACAATCAGAGGGACGCTATTTTGCGGCATCAGGAGGTCTCGGGTATCATGTGGTGCTCAAAACAAATGATACGTTTGATTTGTATCGTGTAAATACCATGTACTCAAAAAGTGGGTGTTCATGTAGTGGTACGGGGTGTGGAACGTTGAGTATCAAAAGTGGTGGAGAAACGTTCCTTAGTAACTACACATTTCCAGCGAACGGTCTTATTTTTGTGGAGGATCATATGTGGGTTAATGGAACGATTGATGGCGCGCGTCTTACCATAGCGTCTGCAAAGTTTCCTGACAATCCTTCAACACGGACAAATATCAATGTTACTAACGATATACGATATACGAATTATGATGGCACCGATGTCATTGGTCTCATTGCACAGGGTAATTTTAATGTTGGTTTAGTGAGCGAGGATGACCTTCGTGTTGATGCGGCAATTATTGCTCAAAATGGACGAATAGGTAGGTATAGCTACACTTCTGAGTGTTCACCGAATCATTTGCGCACACTTCTTACCACATACGGTATGTTGGGTACAAACCAGCGATCTGCCCTGTGGTATGGGAGTAATGGCTATCAAACCCGTAATTATATTTACGATGCAAACTTATTGTATGCGCCTCCGCCATCTTTTCCGCTTACTGCAGACCAATACATAACTATTTCCTGGGAAGAGGTTGAGTAAGTGTATGGCATGATATAATGGGTGTGTATGCGTTTACTTTTTGTTGCTAATTGGAAAATGAATCCCGACTCTGTGCGTGAGGCTGTTATGTTATGGAATGCAACGAAGAAATACGCACAAAAGGCTCGTAAGACGAGTGTGGTTGTCTGTCCACCAACGCCTTTTATTGCATCATGTGCGACAAAGAGTGATGGTTTGGTTTTTTTTGGTGCGCAAGATGTGTCTCTTTTTCCTAATGGAGCACACACCGGAGAAGTTTCAACGGGTATGCTCAAAGATATGCATGTTCGATACATTATTGCAGGACATTCAGAGCGTCGTGCTCTTGGGGAGTCAAATGAGTTAATCGCTCGAAAAGTACAAGCGGTCCTTGCATCAGGCCTTACACCAATTCTCTGTATTGGGGAACATGAACGCGGTATGCATGGGGAACATTTTGCATTTATTGAAGAGCAGATACGAGGTTCTCTACATGGTATTTCAAAAGCACGAGCACCAAAAATAATTCTGGCGTATGAGCCATTGTGGGCAATCGGCAGAACATCTGCACAGGCAATGAGCCCAAATGATGTTCATGAAATGGCATTATTTATACGAAAAATACTTTCAAAAATGTATGGTCGCTCGGTTGGTATGTCAATTCCCATTTTGTATGGTGGGTCTGTTGAACCGAGCAACATCAACCCCATTGTGCGCGAGGGTGCGGTGCAAGGTGTTCTTGTTGGACACGCAAGCCTTGTTGCAAAAAATGTGGCTGACATGCTTTTTGCACTAGAAAAAGCACACTAGAATATATGTTGAAATCTATTACTGAAGCACCCATCTCTCTCGGTGACCGTGTCTTGGTCCGTGGAAATCTTAATGTTCCTATTGAACATGGTGTCATAGCAGATACCTCCAGGGTTCTCGGAAACCTACCCACACTGCGGTTTCTCAAGAGTAAAGGCGCAAAGGTTATTCTTATAGGACATTTGTCTGTTGAAGGGGAATCTCTTAAAACCGTTGCGGGCGTTCTCGCACAGCACATTCCGGTTTCGTTTCTCACTAATCCGTTTAATTCTGAAGGAAAAGAAGTACTAAAAAAAATGGCAGATGGAGATATTGTGTGTATTGAAAACATTCGTCAATTTCCCGAAGAAGAAAAAAACGACGTAGATTTTGCAAAAAAACTTGCTGGGCTTGCTGACATGTTTGTGAATGACGATTTTACCTCTGCACATCGTGCGCACGCGTCTGTTGTTGGTGTGCCGAAATTGATACCGTCATACATGGGACTGGAATTTGCGGAGGAATATACACATCTTTCTCAAGCGTTTAACCCGCAACACCCGTCGGTACTTATTGTTGGTGGTGCAAAACCGGAAACAAAACTCCCATTGATTACGGCACTTGCGCCTCACATGGATACAGTGTTTGTATTTGGTGTTTCAGGAAACTCACTTCTTCGTGCAAAGGGATTTTCTGTTGGAAAGTCTCTGGTTGCTGTATCCAGCGATGAATCTCTTCAAACTATTTTGGCCATGCCAAACATATCTGCATATAGAGACGTACTCACTATTGATACAGGCGGAAAAGAACATGTACTCAAACCAGAAGCAATTGGGCCGGATGACACCATTGTTGATGCTGGACCAGAGACACTGGCACACCTTTCTCAAGTTGTTTCTGGTGCGTCATTTGTGTTATGGAATGGTCCACTTGGCTTGTATGAAAAAGGATTTTCTGTAGGAACGCAGGAATGTGCGCGCGCCATTGCGTCATCACATGCTGAAAGTATTGTTGGTGGTGGAGATACTGACGCCGTTCTTGCCGAGGGTCATATCACGGGACACTTTTCTTTTATTTCATCTGCCGGCGGAGCGATGTTGGAATTTTTGGCGAAAGGAACACTTCCGGGGATTGAAGCGTTGAAGTAGTTGACGGATGTGGTTTCTCCATGTATTGTCGACACGGATACAGTTCTTTCAGGGAGGGAATTATGAACAAAGACGACCCATCGCTCGCGTATCGCCAGGAACAGGACGAATTTGCCATCTACGGATCGAATGGAAGTGGTCCTGTCGTGCTTTCACTCGAGGATTTTCGGAAACTTCTCGATGAAGGACACCGTCTGCTTCTAGACCGAAGTCTGCGTCGTCATGAGTGGAACAAAAAGACTCCACCCAACGATTCCGCGGAGGTATCTCATCAGGAGGCATGATGCTGTTGACGACAACGTAGCCTTTTCAAAGGAGGTGGCATATGTCACTGCACAGGAGCTTTCATTCCAAGATCTCACGGTCTCGTCGGAAGACTCGGCAGCAGACGCCAGGTCAGGCTCGTTCTGCCGAGCGCAAGCGCCAGTGCCAGAAGCGTCGGTTGAAGGGAGCCGATGTAGGGCGTCTCTATCAGGAGGCTCTGCGTCAGAGCGAGGAATTCCGGCGCTTCGAAAGGGACAGGGAGGCGAAGAACAGAGATAGGTATCCCTACAGCTACAGTCGCTGGTAGGTTTTCGAAGCAAGAAGCAAGCCTCGCACGGAAGTGTGGGGCGTTTCATTTATATAAATGCATTTCGAATTTTTTCTCCGGTCTGTTGCATTTCTCCTTCAGCATAGGGTTTGCCGTGCCACTGCTCGCGCCCGTCGTCTGCTAAGCGTGGAATGACGTGTATGTGGGCATGGAACACAATTTGCCCCGAAATACCACCATTGTTTGAAACGATATTAACACCGTCACAACCAGTTTTTTTCAAGGCGGTAGCCACTTTCTTTGCTGTGATTACCACGTGACTAAGTGTTTCTTCGGGTGTATCAAATATGTTCAAAAAGTGTTTTTTGGGAAGAACAAGTGTGTGCCCAGGATTCACAGGATTGAGGTCTAAAAAAGCAAAGGTATATTCATCTTCGTATACCTTTTCTGCAGGAATTTTTCCCGCCACGATTTTACAAAAAATACAGTCTGACATACCTGCCATTGTAGCGGTATACTGCTCTCAATGAAAGAGTACACAATTGCTGAAAAACCAAGCGGGGAGAGGGCACGGGAGCTCGCCGAATACTCGGAGATTGTTCAAAATCTCTTATTTCACCGAGGTATTGTGACTGCACCCGCAGCGGAGGCGTTTATTTCGCCAGACTACGACCGTGATGTGCACGACCCGTTTTTGCTCCACAACATGGACAAAGCAATTGAGCGTATTCTTTTGGCGATAGAGCGCAATGAACACATTGCACTCTTTTCTGATTTTGACGCAGACGGTATTCCTTCTGCGGTGGTGATGCACGACGTCCTCAAAAAAATTGGATATGAAAATTTCTCTATCACTATTCCACACCGAAATATAGAAGGGTTTGGTCTCAATGAAACGGCAATCTCAAATTTTATTGAGAAAAAAGTCGGACTCATCATCACACTTGATTGTGGTATGGGAGATGTTGGACATATTGCTCGCGCAACCGAAGCGGGTATTGATGTCATCATCACCGACCACCATATGGAAAATCAAGAGGTGCCGAAAGCATTTGCAATTGTGAATCCAAACCAAGAAGGGGACACGTATCCAAACAAAAATTTGTGTGGCGCAGGTGTTGCGTTCAAAGTCGCACAAGCATTTCTTCAAAAACTAGAGGACAAAAGTAAAAAGAAAGAGCTCACACCTGCATTTATGCTCCACCCGTCCATTGCCCCAGGGTGGGAGAAGTGGCTTTTGGATATGGTTGGTATCGCAACACTCTCTGACATGGTCTCGCTCACGGGAGAAAATCGTGTGTTTGTGCACTATGGACTTCTTGTGTTACGAAAGTCACCACGTCTCGGTGTTCGCACACTTCTTTCACATTTGCGGATAAAACAACACACGCTCACCGAAGATGATGTGGTATTTATGATTACTCCACGGATTAATGCAGCATCACGCATGGATGAACCAGAGGCAGCATTTCAACTTCTTTCAACAACAGATCTGACGGAAGCAGAAACACTGGTGCGTCACTTGGATACTATCAACAACGAACGAAAAGGTGCGGTTGCGCAGATGTCCAAGGAAATAAAACAAAAATTTGAGGAAACACCAAATGAATTTCCAGTTATTGTTGTGGGGAATACGCACTGGCGTCCAGGCTTACTTGGACTCGCTGCAACACATGCGGTTGAAGCCTACGGAAAAAGTGCCTTTGTGTGGGGACGGGGAGACGCGGCCGTTATTAAAGGCTCCGTGCGGTCCGATGGGCGTGTTGGTGTGATGGAGTTGATGAGTGAAGTACGACATCTCTTTATTGAATTTGGGGGACACAAGTATTCGGGCGGTTTTTCTATCACGGTAGAAAATCTCATGTTGTTGGAAGGTGCACTTTCAGAGGCACATACAAAACTTGCATCAAAAGAAGTTTCTGAAGAAAAGCTTACCGTTGATGCAGTACTTTCTCTTGATGATGTTACACAAACTACGTACTCAGACATTACACAACTGGCTCCTTTTGGTGCAGGAAACCCAAAACCAGTGTTTGCATTTGAACAGATACAAATTGATAGAGTAGAAATGTTTGGAAAAGAAAAACAGCATATTAAATTACTTTTTAAAACATCAGCAAACAAAATGATTTCTGCAGTGAAGTTTTTTGCGAAAGGAAATCCTACATTGGAAGGGTTGTCAGCAGGGCAGAGCATCACACTTCTTGCATCTCTTGAAAAAGAAACATTTGGCTACACGAATGGCATCCGATTGCGCATTGTTGACGTACTCACGTCCTAAGCATATAGTGCGGGCAGAAGCACCCGACGGTATACTACTCTCGGGATAAGAAGAAAGGAGTCGACCATGTCTCACGACACGCTCGGCAGAACAGTTGTGGCGTTTATGGATGCCAGCGAGGAGTCCCAGAATCTCATCACCGATTTTGCGGAGAAGCTCATGAATCCTACCCCCGAGTGGGTTCGAGAGTCAAAACACTTTCTTCGCAAGGAGCCGTGCTGGGTTTCGTATGGGGTGGTTGCCACTCCGATGCTCAACCTCCTCGAGTTCTTCAAAACTCGAGAGGGTCTCGGGGTCTCGTGGGAGTTTAAAGAGCAAATTCTCGCTCCAGCGCTCGCGATGGGGGGCGACTTGCTGGCAACGGTTGGCACGCCGTTTGACCTGCCGAAGGACATGGACGAGGGCGAAATCCGCAAGGAGCTCGGCGAGAACCATGTCTTCGAAGATGCTCGCTCGTTCTGCCTCTACCTTGCCAGCGCTCTCGGGCGTCAGTGGGACGGCAAGGATGGGGACTTCCTGACCAATGGGAGCGCGAACACCTTCTATGTTTGCGGACTCAACGGTGAGGTCTTTGTGGTCGACGCCTACTGGAGCACTGACGACAGCGGGTGGAGCGTGCTAGTGTATTACTTAGACACCATTCGCTGGGATGCAGGTGACCGTGCCTTTCCCTGCAGTTCCTGAAGAAGTTTGGGCCCGCCGATGCACAAGAGTGCAGGGCGGGTCTTTTTCGTATTTATTTTGCTACAATATCGGGATGAATTACATTGTCTACACAGATGGAGGTGCGAGAGGAAATCCGGGTCCTGCGGGAATTGGTTTTGTGATTGTTGAAGGAAATATTACCGTTAAACGCGGGCACGCACACATTGGTGAGACGACAAATAATCAAGCCGAATATGAAGCACTTATTCGAGCGCTTACGGAACTCGATATCCGTATGCCTAAAAAAGGAAGAGAAGAACATAACGTGGAGGTTCGTATGGACAGCGAATTGGTAATTAAACAACTTCGTCATGAATACAAAGTGAAAGACGTTGGGTTGAAATTACAGTTTGCAAAAGTTGACGCACTTCTTTCGCGGTTTCCACACGTCACCTTCAAGCATATTTTTAGAGCACAAAATGCAGAGGCGGATGCACTTGCCAACGAAGCGATGGATGTACACCATACATCCAAATAATCAATAACCAAGCATCACATTCCAAACAAAATCATCATAGATAAAAAACCAGCACCACTCTGAAACACATCAGTGGTGCTGGAAGTCATACGGCGATGATGACCACGGCTTTTCTTTTTTGAAGTTCGGCAAGATCAAGGTCAAGCAGGTACATTCCCGCAGTCACTCGAACAAGACAGCATTCTTTGTCCGTGAAGAACAAGGATTCTGTCCTACGAGTAAAAACAACCTTGAATTGTTGGAATGTAACCTCCGTGCCATACCTCTCAGTAAACTCGGTGTAAACGAGCTCTGCGGGTACGACAACAACAAGTTTTGCAAACCCCATAGGTTCCCCTTTCTCTCATCTGTCTGAATCCTAGCAGAGAAACTACCGTCCTCCAATTTTATCCTGTCTTTATGAGGAAAGGGTACGCTAGAAGACCATGCCGAGTATTTTTGTATATGCTGGAGTCATTGGTTTTCTTGTGGGTGTTGCGGTGAGAAGTGTGTTTGAGGTGCCAATGATTTTTGAGGTTTGTGTGGGAATTGTTGGAGTCTGTGTATGTGTGGCAGGTGCCGCACGGCGCGGGAGTACCCGCGCCGTGCTCTCGTGTGG
Proteins encoded:
- a CDS encoding triose-phosphate isomerase, translating into MRLLFVANWKMNPDSVREAVMLWNATKKYAQKARKTSVVVCPPTPFIASCATKSDGLVFFGAQDVSLFPNGAHTGEVSTGMLKDMHVRYIIAGHSERRALGESNELIARKVQAVLASGLTPILCIGEHERGMHGEHFAFIEEQIRGSLHGISKARAPKIILAYEPLWAIGRTSAQAMSPNDVHEMALFIRKILSKMYGRSVGMSIPILYGGSVEPSNINPIVREGAVQGVLVGHASLVAKNVADMLFALEKAH
- the pgk gene encoding phosphoglycerate kinase, translating into MLKSITEAPISLGDRVLVRGNLNVPIEHGVIADTSRVLGNLPTLRFLKSKGAKVILIGHLSVEGESLKTVAGVLAQHIPVSFLTNPFNSEGKEVLKKMADGDIVCIENIRQFPEEEKNDVDFAKKLAGLADMFVNDDFTSAHRAHASVVGVPKLIPSYMGLEFAEEYTHLSQAFNPQHPSVLIVGGAKPETKLPLITALAPHMDTVFVFGVSGNSLLRAKGFSVGKSLVAVSSDESLQTILAMPNISAYRDVLTIDTGGKEHVLKPEAIGPDDTIVDAGPETLAHLSQVVSGASFVLWNGPLGLYEKGFSVGTQECARAIASSHAESIVGGGDTDAVLAEGHITGHFSFISSAGGAMLEFLAKGTLPGIEALK
- the recJ gene encoding single-stranded-DNA-specific exonuclease RecJ — protein: MKEYTIAEKPSGERARELAEYSEIVQNLLFHRGIVTAPAAEAFISPDYDRDVHDPFLLHNMDKAIERILLAIERNEHIALFSDFDADGIPSAVVMHDVLKKIGYENFSITIPHRNIEGFGLNETAISNFIEKKVGLIITLDCGMGDVGHIARATEAGIDVIITDHHMENQEVPKAFAIVNPNQEGDTYPNKNLCGAGVAFKVAQAFLQKLEDKSKKKELTPAFMLHPSIAPGWEKWLLDMVGIATLSDMVSLTGENRVFVHYGLLVLRKSPRLGVRTLLSHLRIKQHTLTEDDVVFMITPRINAASRMDEPEAAFQLLSTTDLTEAETLVRHLDTINNERKGAVAQMSKEIKQKFEETPNEFPVIVVGNTHWRPGLLGLAATHAVEAYGKSAFVWGRGDAAVIKGSVRSDGRVGVMELMSEVRHLFIEFGGHKYSGGFSITVENLMLLEGALSEAHTKLASKEVSEEKLTVDAVLSLDDVTQTTYSDITQLAPFGAGNPKPVFAFEQIQIDRVEMFGKEKQHIKLLFKTSANKMISAVKFFAKGNPTLEGLSAGQSITLLASLEKETFGYTNGIRLRIVDVLTS
- a CDS encoding HIT family protein, producing the protein MSDCIFCKIVAGKIPAEKVYEDEYTFAFLDLNPVNPGHTLVLPKKHFLNIFDTPEETLSHVVITAKKVATALKKTGCDGVNIVSNNGGISGQIVFHAHIHVIPRLADDGREQWHGKPYAEGEMQQTGEKIRNAFI
- a CDS encoding ribonuclease HI family protein, which gives rise to MNYIVYTDGGARGNPGPAGIGFVIVEGNITVKRGHAHIGETTNNQAEYEALIRALTELDIRMPKKGREEHNVEVRMDSELVIKQLRHEYKVKDVGLKLQFAKVDALLSRFPHVTFKHIFRAQNAEADALANEAMDVHHTSK